Genomic DNA from Ctenopharyngodon idella isolate HZGC_01 chromosome 1, HZGC01, whole genome shotgun sequence:
TAGTATTCAATAGGTTTATCACAAGAGAAGGCAACAGCAACTATTTTCAAGTAgctatatatttagaataaatgaCTGCAAGGAGATGGGACAAAGTTTcactaataatttgtttattttgcacaaatcaataaatcgttttaatttttttggtgtTATTGGAATACTTCTTTCATGTAGCGGACAATTTTAAGATTGTGGTCCATTTTTGCTTCCATGTCTTTTACTCTAATGGAAAGAAaacttaaccctaaccctacacaTTTAGACGGTGTTTGTTTTAAGCCTACTATCCTCCGtctgtttgcatctgtagatttcttctaaattaaccaaaacaagcaaatctgcatatttaaacacatcaagagttttttccccctgaaatgttataaatacattatatattacaacaaatgcctgcagagggcgccaaatGCCTGCTGATTTTTGTTGTTACACCGCACAGCAAGATCAAAGCCAACCaccataattaaaaatatattattagttaaataataatattcggacacttttttttatagaaatgctacagccactgttatttcttcaacaagaaTATGTGGACATCAAACATGGAAAGACAgagcgagggtttaaacttttattgatgTATTATCCTGTGTAAGCGTAGATTTAAGAATAGCATTATGTAATGcggtattatgatttttaaatagttttaattggAATAATGCGGTTCATGGATGCTCGTCCGTGGAATTCTCCTCTTCTGGTATTGACAGCCCTACCATGGTTCAAAACGCAATGcatagcacattaaaataattcacaTGTTTGAGAAGATACATAGGCTACCTAAAAGAAATGCACGGGATGGATCCATCtagggcttttttctttttcgcttCTCATCGCCAGACAGCAGTTGCATTTTCCCGGGCATAGTTGTCACAAGTTTTCAGCCAGCAGCAAACACGAGGTGGGGCGTGGCGCGCATGTGTGCGGGAATGAATGGCGTGTCGAGGAGGGAGGGCATCTGAACTCGACAAAGCCGACCtgatatagtttttttttttttttcagtagcctaaatatatttgtttgacaTGGAAGCTGTGCGCAAACAAGAatatatgttaatttatttaaaaaaaaaaaaagggcactttctctcgaggaagaaaaagggcaggggctcaagccccTTTTATGTCTATGTGTGCACATGCCtgtctatatgggccgatttcaaaacaatgcttcagagctttacgaatcgaatcagtgtatcggagcgccaaagtcacgtgatttcagcagtttagcagtttgataggagatccgaatcactaattcgaaacaaaagattcataaagctcagaaagctcattgttttgaaatcggcccaaatagatattgttgaaatgtcgttaaaagtattcttgtcgctttatactattaagatagaaccactgtactcacatgaactgtttcaaatatgtttttagtacctttatggaccttgagagtttgaatgccTCATtaagccatcagatttcatcaacaatatcttaatttgtgttctgaagatggacGAATGTCTCACagctgtagaacgacatgagggtgagtaataaatgacattattttcattttttgggtgaactaaccctttaatagctACTAGTCAAAGCAATTTATGCAACAGGCCCCAGACATCACTTGATTATAGACAACAGATGCATTCTAAACAACAGAAAATACGATACATATGTCATAATTGTAGAAAAGTTTTgagaaaaatgttgaaaaaaggCAACGTTTGTCCCAAGTAAAATTGGCTTGGAAAATTTGCACCTAGTACAAAAAGATGGTGCCCTTGGTATTTGCCTAATGGGTTAACGGACCATTAATCAAtgtgttgttttctttttcctgcATAACATCACAAAACATACATGTGAACATGATAATGTTGTGGTGATGTTGCTATTCACATAGTAATTCTTAAGCTTTACAACTGAAAGTGAAAGGACAGTACACTTTTCAAGAATGTTTTATATCCATTAGCAGGCTGTCAGTTGTTGAGTTTGTTGGCTTTTACTACTCTTAAATTCTTTTAATGGCTCTACAAGCACATTATCTTAAAAACCACACAATATTTCCACTTACATTCCAAGTATTGGTGAGAATGCAGGTGAATGAGAAAATGGTTGTTTTCATGATATATGTCATAATATGATtactttaaattatttgaaaaaattcttaagaacaataaaacatttttaaaatgcagattATTTAATGCATCAACAAATGTGTACAATTAGTAATGTATGCGCTAAACAACATTACataatactgtataaaataaacatcGAGCTTGGATGAAAATCAACATTTAAGGtgaatacaaatgtaaaaaaatgattgttttgtgtttcataaCTGTCATTCAATGCGAATACATATAGAGCAAGCTCAATAGATGTGTCAAAGATGCAGTTTCTATTGTTTAGAAAGCAGTACTGTAAGATATCTCTGTACAAACAGATAAACATAGTGATCTGAAGAAGTACAGGACAACATTAAATGAATACACActgatttaaaggaatagtttaacctcatgttgttccaaacctgtatgaattgcTGTTTCTGTTTCATGAAAAACCTTTAAACTTATTTGAGAACTGGATCAGCCCATAAAAAGATCcagctcaaaagaatgatttgttcataaATCAGACATTCCTTCTTCTCTTCTGAATTGAGCCAAAGCTAGGGTGAATGTCAAGAAATGTCAGTGAACAATAATTTCgttgttcctcacacaaaactattgTATAACTCTGCAAAACTTGGAATATAATGTTCTAGTTGTATgtgctacttttattattataaatttatggTGCCTTTGCATCTTTGAAAGCTTCAGTCCTCATTCAGgaagaaaaagtcatacaggattGAAATGACATTCTGTAAGGgtcagtaaataatgacagaattttcattttttggtgagcTATTCCATTAAATGTCAACACTACCAAAGGTATAAACACAAGTGTTTTTGAACGTATGTACTATCAGGATTTCATCAGGTCATGTACACTGAAATGATGAAAGTATAAGAAAGGGTTTTCTTCCACTCCTCCCTGTTTATGTCTGTCATTAGTGTCTTTCAGTCTGAGCCAGACTCAGAGCTTGGTGGTGTGCTGACCACTTCCTCTTCATCATCAGACCCCTGTATAAAAAGTAGCAGGAATAGAGAATGACAGGGAGACAATGAATACaatgaatgcatttttcccTTATACCCACTGGGTATACCCACTAAAAAGGAAAATAACatctataaaattataaattcaaAAAAGGATGCATAAACCAGCCACAGCATAAATCAGAATACGGATGGGCccaaatttataatttataatagcAGAGTGCATCAAAGCTATcatcaaaaacaaaagacaacaacaaaaaatctgtCACAGATAATAAGTCACAATAAATTGCACAATTGGACACAGatatacagtgctgcttgaaagtttgtgaaccacttggagaatctgtgaaaatgtgaataattttaacaaaacaagagggatcatacaatatgcatgttattttttatctaGTACcatcctgagtaagatattttacataaaaaatgtttacatatggtccacaagacaaaaaaatagctgaatttataaaaccgacccactcaaaagtttgcgaacccttgattcttaatactgtgtgtggttacctggatgatctacgactgtttttttgttttgtgatggttgttcatgagtcccttgtttgtcctgagcagttaaactgcccaatagTCTtcaaaaatcctccaggtcccaaaaattcttcagatttccagcatcttttgcgtatttgaaccctttccagcagtgactgtatgattttgagatccatcttttcacactgaggacaactgagggactcaaacacaactatttaaaaaggttcaaacattcactgatgctccagaaggaaacacgatgcattaagagtcaggagtgaaaacttttgaacaggataaagatgtccaatttttttcttattttgtttaaaggtgctctatgtaTGTTTCTGACTgcactaaagcataaaaataccataatatgtttgcagatatttattaaacatgctgagttcacatacttgtttctctgaaaaccattgctacagccagttattttactttgaaatttgcGTTCTGTGTcggaatttctgtttttgttttggtctgtgcaaAACCGCAcgttgccaatttacccaatagtatttcgccaccccgggttgccagttggtggaAAACACATGCAGCAAATTGCAGTCATGGAAGACAgcgaacaaactgggtcagagatcgcagattctacctgacctaaaaagcctcagcatccatctaaaaatctctatgaacggGAGCGTTTTAAAACGCGATATCAACTcatcataaatcaataaatcaactaattatcttacagtgtgtaagtctcctcgCCTTCCAATGTCAATTGAGCTCGCTCCTGTTGCGTGTCAAACTGGCAACCCCCATGAGCGtggagtctgaggaggagggggcggggcaaacaatattttgaatttggactgcagtgcccatttcaaccactagctgtcattcttacataaagcacctttaaatatctttttttttttcttcggaagcaacagaagacacttaaatgtttgccagaagacaaattaagtacaatattccttgatcttcaatttcaaaaggttttcacccctgactcttaatgcatcgagtttccttctggagcatcactgaatgtttgaaccttttttaatagttgtgtttgagtccctcagttgtcctcagtgtgaaaagatggatctcaaaatcatacagtcactgctggaaagggttcaaatatgcaaaagatgctggaaaattttgggacctggagataaaaacagtccaggtaatgacacacgttattaagaatcaagggttcataaACTGTTGAATggggtcatatttataaattcagcttttttttttcttgtggactttatgtaaacatcatttatgtaaaatatcttactcagaacagtactaaataaaacatgcattttgtatgatccgtcttattttgttaaaattattcacattttcacaggttctgcaagtggttcacaaactgtACAGCAGCACTGTATGTTTCATATTAAGACTACAAAACTAGATTTAATGATTAAATTGTTATGGTTATGTTTAGTTTCTTGTCTTTTAGATTGgtagtattttgtattttaaatgcatgtaaatGAAATGCTGACATtcaaatgttctgttatttatttagctttctgtctctcttttttccacttacaatagtcacacttgtggcTGTAATGAAGTGCACAGTGAAAggcatataaaaatataaaaataaataaagtctttaatcaaaatccaACTAGGAAAAACTCGGGAGAATTAAAAGGAGTAAAGATATACAACCACATAAACATAAACGATACAGGACAAAGGAACAGAATGAAAGTCAGGGCTTAAATAATCAACTAAAAAGAGGAATGAATGAGGGGCTAATTAACAATCAAGAGCAACAGAACACAGAGAAATGAAACAATCAAGGAAACTAACTAGGAACTCAGGCAGGTAAAAGAGGAACAGAACACAGAGAAATGAAACAATCAAGGAAACTAACTAGGAACTCAGGCAGGTAAAAGAGGAACAGAACACAGAGAAATGAAACCTAAATTGAACATACACATTTAACGTTTATGTTAGTGTTCAAGGTTTTGTCAAAAGATCAACCGCATTACCACGAACTATGATAAACATCTAAATAACATGAAGCCATTTACTGACTTATAAACTGGCATATGATTTGCCAATAAGTTAGTATAATTAAAGATATTGGATTAACTGAAGTCATgctaaggcctggtttcacagacagggcttagattaagccaggattaggctttagtttaattagggcatttaagtagcttatAAACGTGCCtaagacaaaaacattactggtgtgcatcttgagacaaaacaatggcagtgacatattttaagatatgtcagtgcaagttgcctTCAGTTAAAACTGTTCAAATATGctttttagtctaggactaggcttaagccttgtctgtgaaaacaTGGGTAAGAGATTTTGAAAGCAGACTAATTTACACTGTCATTTGTGAACAAAACATTATCATCTCAGGGAATTGTATTTAAATGGCCTGCTATTGGTATTTCAAAAGACACACCTATATTTCTATGTTTACATGTATATATCGTCAATAATGTTCAtgacaagattttttttcccttctgtcatcagaatgatcagTGTTGGTTGCTTAATGTCTATGATGTGGCGAAGGGGTGGAACTTgttatgcaaaataaagaaaaaaggttTCACTCGCAATGTACTTCACACACACCCTGAGTGTCACGGCATGCCAGTTCTTGACAATGCACCTGAAATTCTAGTACCAGAAGAAATATGGTACAACGCTGCAAACAACGACGGTAAAGTACCAGTGCAACATTATTAGCTTGATATGTTTAATTGATCTCTTCTGTTTTAATTTGTGTATTGAAATTGTGAAGGCATAAAATACTTTCAGTTATAATCTGTACTGTAGAAAATGTACTGTATAGTTAACAACGATTCAATGTGCGAAAATAAGAAATCTTTTCAGAAGTGATGGTTTGATGCTTTTATTGGAACTGTTGTAACTCTAATTGTTGCACGTTATTGAGAATAACTAGTACAGCATTGCTGTGTGTATGAACGATAACAAACCTTTATCTGAATGCGTCATTACAAAGACATGCCAAAAGACAAGTCAAAacatgttttctctttttagtCTGTGGAAATCAAATGGTGGCTGCAGATCTCTTCGTTCATGTATCATATTCATCATTTTGCCAATCCTGTTCCTATGTTACTACATCCTCGGCAATGAAATCTCAGAAACCTGGATGTCAACCGTTGGACTATTTCTTCCAGAGACTTTTACCAATAAGTCATATTATGTGGCTTACCCACACaagtataattttattataaatgagcCAGAGAAGTGCCAGAAAGAAAATGCTTTTGTGGTATTGATGATACCAGTAGCTCCAAGCAATACGGCTGCTCGGGAAGCCATCCGTTCAACGTGGGGTACAGAGAAGTTAGTGGGGGACAAGATAGTGATCGTATTATTTCTGTTAGGTCTGCCCATTTCACAAGACAGTGGAAAGCTTCAAGAAGATTTGTTGCAGGAAAGCGAGAAGTATCATGACCTTTTACAAAGTGATTTCTGGGACAGTTACAACAATCTCACCATTAAGACAATTGTAATGCTAGAATGGCTGTCTACTTATTGTCAGAACGCATCCTATGCAATGAAGGTCGACTCGGATGTGTTTCTCAATGTGAAAAACTTAGTGAATATGCTTCTGTCGGCACCAAAGCAGAACTATATGACTGGACATGTATACAGGACTGCACTGGTAAGGAGAAACCCCCGTTCTAAGTGGTATCTTCCAAAAAAAGTTTATTCCTCATTTCTATTTCCACCCTACGCACTGGGCTTTGGATATGTGTTCTCTCTAGACCTGACAGGGAAACTTGTTGAAGCAGCCCAACTTGTCAAACCGGTTTATATAGAGGATGTCTTTTTAGGTCTATGCATGAAGCATTTAGGAATCGCTCTAACTGACCCACCCGAACAAAGCCTATTCAATGTCTTCCCTGTCAAATATAACCGCTGTCTCTATTCAAAACTCATTGTCACAACGACACAAAGCTTGAAAGACCAAGTCGAGTTTTGGAGGGATTTACAGACACCTGGTCCGTATTGCTAACAtcaaaaagctgaattttttatattacagtattttttttattactgtgcCGTTAACTATGTATTTGTGTATAATAACTGTTAATGGATGTTATGATCAGTTTTTagtaaaagacatttttcaatattttggcatagtgttgtcaaaaatatcgatatttcgaTATGTATTGATACTGATATATATCTGAAATGGTTCCAATACGccttttctgcagtatcgatACACTGATACCAGCTGTGCAATCTCGGTTCTCCGGTGCGTGAGCTTCAGGGCAGGTGCGAGCATGAAGCTCAACttccaattatttatttattcgttTTTTTAACAGGGACAATGCAGTATAACATTGTTACAATTTCAAGCAGCTGATGCTCCACATACAGGCTTCTAGCCAAAGGCTAATTTACAGCCCCAGGCCCTGGTTAGgcttttttaaagggttagttcacccaaaaatgaaaattctgtcatttattactcacgcttatgccgttccagacccgtaagaccttcgttaatcttcggaacacaaattgagatatttttgtttaaatccgatggctccgtgaggcctaatgcaatgacatttcctctctcaagatccataaaggtgctaaaaaacatatttaaatcagttcatgtgagtacagtggttc
This window encodes:
- the LOC127517325 gene encoding beta-1,3-galactosyltransferase 2-like, which translates into the protein MVQRCKQRRLWKSNGGCRSLRSCIIFIILPILFLCYYILGNEISETWMSTVGLFLPETFTNKSYYVAYPHKYNFIINEPEKCQKENAFVVLMIPVAPSNTAAREAIRSTWGTEKLVGDKIVIVLFLLGLPISQDSGKLQEDLLQESEKYHDLLQSDFWDSYNNLTIKTIVMLEWLSTYCQNASYAMKVDSDVFLNVKNLVNMLLSAPKQNYMTGHVYRTALVRRNPRSKWYLPKKVYSSFLFPPYALGFGYVFSLDLTGKLVEAAQLVKPVYIEDVFLGLCMKHLGIALTDPPEQSLFNVFPVKYNRCLYSKLIVTTTQSLKDQVEFWRDLQTPGPYC